A single Streptomyces sp. 2114.4 DNA region contains:
- a CDS encoding ABC transporter permease → MSPETETALPAKPRAGRTDRSQARARAARHHKLLVHGTRVLLLVALTGLWEWLARAAVIDPFNFSMPSRIWNQMSQWALHGTPQGSLWEQIWYTLYEALLGWVIGVIGGVVLGIALGRIRFLADVLGPYIKVLNALPRIVLAPIFLIWFGLGPASKVASAVVLVFFPVFFNAFQGAREVDRNLVANSRILGASNRQVTLQVVIPSATSWIFTSLHVSFGFALIGAIVGEYIGATKGLGLLVSASQGTFNAAGVYAAMVILAVVALLAEGLLAFLERRLFRWKPADAGDGR, encoded by the coding sequence ATGTCGCCTGAGACCGAGACCGCGCTTCCGGCCAAGCCCCGAGCGGGCCGTACGGACCGTTCACAGGCCAGGGCCCGGGCCGCGCGCCACCACAAGCTCCTGGTCCACGGCACCCGGGTGCTGCTGCTCGTCGCGCTGACCGGACTGTGGGAGTGGCTGGCCCGCGCCGCCGTCATCGACCCGTTCAACTTCTCCATGCCCTCCAGGATCTGGAACCAGATGAGCCAGTGGGCGCTGCACGGCACCCCGCAGGGCTCGCTGTGGGAGCAGATCTGGTACACGCTCTACGAAGCGCTCCTCGGCTGGGTGATCGGCGTCATCGGGGGTGTGGTGCTGGGGATCGCGCTCGGCCGCATCCGCTTCCTGGCGGATGTGCTCGGCCCGTACATCAAGGTGCTCAACGCACTGCCGCGCATCGTCCTGGCCCCCATCTTCCTCATCTGGTTCGGTCTGGGGCCGGCCTCCAAGGTCGCCTCCGCCGTGGTCCTCGTCTTCTTCCCGGTCTTCTTCAACGCCTTTCAGGGCGCCCGGGAGGTCGACCGCAACCTGGTCGCCAACTCCCGGATCCTGGGGGCGAGCAACCGCCAGGTCACCCTGCAGGTGGTGATCCCCTCCGCCACTTCATGGATCTTCACCAGCCTGCATGTCAGCTTCGGCTTCGCGCTGATCGGCGCGATCGTCGGCGAGTACATCGGGGCGACCAAGGGCCTGGGTCTGCTGGTCTCGGCGTCCCAGGGCACCTTCAACGCGGCCGGTGTTTACGCCGCGATGGTGATCCTCGCCGTCGTCGCCCTGCTCGCCGAGGGGCTGCTCGCCTTCCTCGAAAGGCGGCTCTTCCGCTGGAAGCCGGCCGACGCCGGCGACGGCCGCTGA
- a CDS encoding DUF6381 family protein, producing the protein MSATGESHGRIQQMRDKAQELQAAAERAGDPEERKRLQEKARRLLSQSEQESGMASGDIYPSE; encoded by the coding sequence ATGAGCGCAACAGGAGAATCCCACGGACGCATCCAGCAGATGCGCGACAAGGCCCAGGAACTGCAGGCGGCCGCGGAACGCGCCGGCGACCCGGAGGAGCGGAAGCGGCTCCAGGAGAAGGCCCGCAGGCTCCTGTCCCAGAGTGAGCAGGAAAGCGGTATGGCCAGCGGAGACATCTACCCCTCCGAGTGA
- a CDS encoding ATP-dependent Clp protease ATP-binding subunit produces MSNGFMGPEGYGPDSFGDFLARFFGAAQSASGEPGQPAPRQADIARMMSGPARDLVTSAAAYAAEHGSPELGTEHLLRAALAAEPTRTLLRQAGTDPDALAAEIDSSAGSGPKQSSVAVTPAVKRALLGAHDLARDNGASYIGPEHVLDALAANMDSAAGRILNLAHFDPQAAPQSGHGVPHVAPEHGTPPKHDTPTLDKFSRDLTDLARAGRIDPVIGREDQIEQTIEVLSRRGKNNPVLVGDAGVGKTAIVEGLAQRLADGDVPENLSGRRVVALDLTSVLAGTRYRGDFEERMNAIIEEVRAHPDSLIVFIDELHTVVGAGGGSGDGGSLEASNMLKPALARGEMHVIGATTLEEYRRNIEKDAALARRFQPILVPEPDVADTVEILRGLQDRYEAHHQVRYTNEALLAAVELSDRYIAHRFLPDKAIDLLDQAGARVRLRSGAKATDVRDLEREREQAVRDKDQAVAAEQYERATELRDRVAALTARIEAGRGEPPTDRRIVQVTAEDIAEIVSRQTGVPVSSLTQEEKELLLGLEERLHTRVIGQDDAVTAVSEAILRSRAGLADPDRPIGSFLFLGPTGVGKTELARALAEALFGSEERMVRLDMSEYQERHTVSRLVGAPPGYVGHEDAGQLTEAVRHHPYALLLLDEVEKAHPDVFNILLQVLDDGHLTDSQGRRVDFKNTVIVMTSNLGSEALSGGRGVLGFGPDVTGAEAGDGARERALGSLREHFRPEFLNRLDEIIVFRRLTDDQLRQITGLLLDGTTRRLRAQDISIEFTPGAVDWLTHRGHQPEYGARPLRRTIQREVDNTLSRLLLDGALSEGGAVRVEVKDSELVFRTEEKQEGGPDGTAGPA; encoded by the coding sequence GTGAGCCGGGGCAGCCCGCGCCCCGGCAGGCGGACATCGCGCGCATGATGAGCGGGCCCGCCCGGGACCTGGTGACCTCCGCAGCCGCTTACGCCGCCGAGCACGGCAGTCCGGAACTCGGCACCGAGCACCTGCTGCGGGCCGCCCTCGCCGCCGAACCGACCCGCACCCTGCTGCGACAGGCGGGGACGGACCCCGACGCGCTGGCAGCCGAGATCGACAGCAGCGCCGGTTCGGGGCCGAAGCAGTCCAGCGTCGCCGTGACCCCCGCGGTCAAGCGGGCCCTGCTGGGCGCGCACGACCTGGCGCGGGACAACGGCGCCTCGTACATCGGCCCGGAGCACGTCCTGGACGCGCTGGCGGCCAACATGGACTCGGCGGCGGGGCGCATTCTGAACCTCGCCCACTTCGATCCGCAGGCCGCGCCGCAGAGCGGCCACGGGGTCCCGCACGTGGCCCCCGAGCACGGCACCCCGCCGAAGCACGACACCCCGACCCTGGACAAGTTCAGCCGCGATCTCACCGACCTGGCCCGGGCGGGCCGGATCGACCCGGTCATCGGCCGCGAGGACCAGATCGAGCAGACCATCGAGGTGCTGTCGCGACGGGGGAAGAACAACCCGGTGCTGGTCGGTGACGCGGGAGTGGGCAAGACGGCAATCGTCGAGGGCCTGGCCCAGCGCCTCGCCGACGGCGACGTCCCCGAGAACCTGTCGGGCCGGCGCGTCGTCGCCCTGGACCTGACGTCCGTGCTCGCCGGCACCCGCTACCGCGGTGACTTCGAGGAGCGGATGAACGCCATCATCGAGGAGGTCCGCGCGCACCCGGACTCGCTGATCGTCTTCATCGACGAACTGCACACGGTCGTCGGCGCCGGCGGCGGCAGCGGGGACGGCGGCTCCCTGGAAGCGAGCAATATGCTCAAGCCGGCCCTGGCCCGCGGCGAAATGCATGTCATCGGCGCCACCACGCTGGAGGAGTACCGGCGCAACATCGAGAAGGACGCCGCGCTCGCCCGCCGCTTCCAGCCCATCCTCGTGCCCGAGCCGGATGTCGCCGACACGGTGGAGATCCTGCGCGGGCTGCAGGACCGCTACGAAGCGCATCACCAGGTCCGCTACACGAACGAGGCGCTGCTCGCCGCGGTCGAACTCTCGGACCGCTACATCGCCCACCGCTTCCTGCCCGACAAGGCGATCGACCTGCTCGACCAGGCGGGCGCACGGGTCCGGCTCCGCTCGGGAGCCAAGGCCACCGACGTCCGCGATCTGGAACGCGAGCGGGAGCAGGCGGTGCGGGACAAGGACCAGGCGGTCGCCGCCGAGCAGTACGAGCGGGCCACCGAGCTGCGTGACCGGGTCGCCGCCCTCACCGCGCGGATCGAGGCCGGCCGGGGCGAGCCGCCGACCGACCGCCGGATCGTGCAGGTCACCGCCGAGGACATCGCCGAGATCGTGTCGCGGCAGACCGGTGTGCCGGTGAGCAGTCTGACCCAGGAGGAGAAGGAGCTGCTGCTCGGCCTGGAGGAACGGCTGCACACCCGGGTGATCGGTCAGGACGACGCGGTCACGGCCGTCTCCGAGGCGATCCTGCGGTCCCGGGCCGGCCTCGCCGACCCCGACCGCCCGATCGGCAGCTTCCTCTTCCTCGGCCCGACGGGTGTGGGCAAGACCGAGCTGGCCCGTGCGCTCGCCGAGGCGCTGTTCGGCAGCGAGGAGCGGATGGTGCGCCTGGACATGAGCGAGTATCAGGAGCGGCACACGGTCAGCCGGCTGGTCGGTGCTCCCCCGGGATACGTCGGCCACGAGGACGCGGGCCAGCTGACCGAGGCGGTGCGCCACCACCCGTATGCGCTGCTGCTGCTCGACGAGGTCGAAAAGGCGCACCCCGATGTCTTCAACATCCTGCTCCAGGTCCTCGACGACGGGCATCTGACCGACTCCCAGGGCCGCCGGGTCGACTTCAAGAACACCGTCATCGTGATGACGAGCAACCTCGGCTCCGAGGCGCTGAGCGGCGGCCGCGGGGTGCTCGGTTTCGGCCCGGACGTCACGGGGGCGGAGGCGGGCGACGGCGCGCGGGAGCGGGCGCTGGGTTCCCTGCGCGAACACTTCCGCCCGGAATTCCTCAACCGGCTCGACGAGATCATCGTCTTCCGGCGGCTCACCGACGACCAGCTGCGGCAGATCACCGGCCTGTTGCTCGACGGGACCACCCGCAGGCTGCGCGCCCAGGACATCTCCATCGAGTTCACCCCCGGTGCCGTGGACTGGCTCACGCACCGCGGCCACCAGCCCGAATACGGGGCGCGGCCGCTGCGGCGCACCATCCAGCGCGAGGTCGACAACACGCTCTCGCGGCTGCTGCTGGACGGCGCGCTGTCGGAGGGCGGCGCGGTGCGTGTGGAGGTGAAGGACAGCGAGCTGGTGTTCCGCACCGAGGAGAAGCAGGAGGGGGGCCCGGATGGCACCGCTGGGCCCGCGTGA
- a CDS encoding ABC transporter substrate-binding protein — MPTARKISAAVAATALALTTLTACGGSPAAGSDDKNGKIKIMVGGLDKVIYLPARLTQQLGYFEDEGVHVTLLTEPAGVQATTSLVSGDVEGVVGFYDHTLDLQVKGKQVESVVQLAHAPGEVEVVSDKAAGDLTSAKDFAGKKLGVTGLGSSTDFLTKYLAVKNGVQTNEFTPVAVGAGQTFISALRQGSIQGGMTTDPTVAQILDKKLGKILIDMRTPEGSKKALGGAYPSSSLYMNTDWVNSHKETVRKLARAFVKTLKWMSTHTAEQIAAKMPSDYAQGGKELYARSIKDTLPMFTKDGVMPADGPATVERVLKAFNPNLKNATVDLKKTYTTEFVK, encoded by the coding sequence ATGCCCACCGCACGGAAGATCTCGGCCGCCGTGGCCGCCACCGCCCTCGCCCTGACCACCCTCACCGCCTGCGGTGGCTCCCCGGCCGCCGGCTCCGATGACAAGAACGGCAAGATCAAGATCATGGTGGGCGGCCTGGACAAGGTCATCTATCTGCCCGCGAGACTCACCCAGCAACTCGGCTACTTCGAGGACGAAGGCGTCCACGTCACGCTGCTGACCGAACCGGCCGGTGTGCAGGCCACCACCTCGCTGGTCTCCGGCGACGTAGAGGGCGTCGTCGGCTTCTACGACCACACCCTCGATCTGCAGGTCAAGGGCAAGCAGGTGGAATCGGTGGTCCAGCTCGCGCACGCCCCCGGCGAGGTCGAGGTCGTCTCCGACAAGGCGGCCGGTGACCTCACCTCGGCCAAGGACTTCGCGGGCAAGAAGCTCGGCGTCACCGGCCTCGGCTCCTCCACCGACTTCCTGACCAAGTACCTCGCGGTGAAGAACGGGGTGCAGACCAACGAGTTCACCCCGGTGGCGGTCGGCGCCGGCCAGACCTTCATCTCAGCTCTGCGGCAGGGCTCGATCCAGGGCGGGATGACCACGGACCCCACGGTCGCGCAGATCCTGGACAAGAAGCTCGGCAAAATCCTCATCGACATGCGCACCCCCGAGGGCTCGAAGAAGGCGCTCGGCGGCGCCTACCCCTCGTCCAGCCTCTACATGAACACCGACTGGGTGAACAGCCACAAGGAGACCGTGCGGAAGCTGGCCCGCGCCTTCGTGAAGACCCTCAAGTGGATGTCCACGCACACCGCCGAACAGATCGCCGCGAAGATGCCGTCCGACTACGCGCAGGGCGGCAAGGAACTGTACGCCCGGTCGATCAAGGACACCCTGCCGATGTTCACCAAGGACGGGGTGATGCCGGCCGACGGCCCCGCGACCGTCGAACGCGTCCTGAAGGCCTTCAACCCCAACCTCAAGAACGCCACGGTGGACTTGAAGAAGACCTACACCACCGAATTCGTCAAATAG
- a CDS encoding DNA/RNA non-specific endonuclease, which yields MIPSEPPRAAGAVARTVSGPSTAGRAGYDEHFLGVPVPLPVPAGPAVETVVLPYTHFTVVLRPDRRMAAATAVCIDGERLPPQVPPERDWQLDPRLDKDRQTGEEVYRNNSLDKGHLVGRLDPVWGEAAEAHQAHADTFHYPNAAPQADVCNRSRQVWEGLAGYLLDHAARPGRRLAVLTGPVLHDSDPPYRGVQVPLRFWKVAAFLRDGSLAATAYALDQSPDLIWDAERALAGATPGAPPVLGAFRTFQVPVTDVAELTSLNLGPLPAADLMPVARTPEDRWKRLASHDDIVLQRR from the coding sequence ATGATTCCCTCCGAGCCCCCACGGGCCGCCGGGGCCGTGGCCCGGACGGTGTCCGGGCCGTCCACGGCCGGCCGTGCGGGCTACGACGAGCACTTCCTCGGGGTACCGGTACCGCTGCCGGTGCCCGCCGGTCCCGCCGTGGAGACGGTGGTGCTGCCCTACACCCACTTCACCGTGGTGCTGCGACCGGACCGGCGGATGGCGGCGGCCACCGCGGTCTGCATCGACGGTGAGCGGCTGCCGCCGCAGGTGCCGCCGGAGCGCGACTGGCAGCTCGATCCGCGGCTGGACAAGGACCGGCAGACCGGCGAGGAGGTCTACCGGAACAACTCCCTGGACAAGGGGCATCTGGTGGGCCGGCTCGATCCCGTGTGGGGCGAGGCCGCCGAGGCCCACCAGGCGCATGCGGACACCTTTCACTACCCGAATGCCGCCCCGCAGGCGGATGTGTGCAATCGGAGCAGGCAGGTCTGGGAGGGGCTGGCGGGCTATCTGCTCGACCACGCCGCCCGGCCCGGCCGCAGGCTGGCCGTCCTCACCGGACCCGTACTGCACGACTCGGACCCGCCGTACCGGGGCGTCCAGGTACCGCTGCGCTTCTGGAAGGTGGCGGCGTTCCTCCGGGACGGCTCGCTGGCGGCGACGGCGTACGCACTCGACCAGAGCCCGGACCTGATCTGGGACGCCGAGCGTGCCCTGGCCGGGGCAACACCCGGGGCGCCCCCGGTGCTGGGCGCCTTCCGGACGTTCCAGGTGCCGGTGACGGATGTCGCCGAGCTCACCTCGCTGAACCTGGGCCCCCTTCCTGCCGCCGATCTGATGCCCGTCGCACGCACCCCGGAGGACCGCTGGAAACGGCTCGCCTCACACGACGACATCGTGCTGCAGCGCCGCTGA
- a CDS encoding DUF6328 family protein, with product MAPLGPRDTSQGRHESPEERADRRWNELLQEVRVIQTGVQILFAFLLTVAFTPRFATLEPTDKIIYVVTVLLGAATTGALIGTVTFHRLVTGHRLKPETVLWASRLALLGIVLLLATVASALLLILRIALHNSAVPWIVTGLVAWFVICWFVLPAGVLRHYSSQD from the coding sequence ATGGCACCGCTGGGCCCGCGTGACACCTCCCAGGGCCGCCATGAGTCGCCGGAAGAGCGGGCCGACCGGCGGTGGAACGAACTTCTGCAGGAGGTCCGGGTCATCCAGACCGGTGTGCAGATCCTCTTCGCGTTCCTGCTCACCGTCGCCTTCACCCCGCGCTTCGCCACGCTGGAGCCGACGGACAAAATCATCTACGTGGTGACGGTCCTGCTGGGGGCGGCCACGACCGGCGCACTGATCGGTACGGTGACCTTTCACCGGCTGGTCACCGGGCACCGGCTGAAGCCGGAAACGGTCCTGTGGGCCTCCCGCCTGGCCTTGCTGGGCATCGTTCTCCTGCTGGCGACGGTCGCCTCCGCGCTGCTGCTGATCCTGCGCATCGCGCTGCACAACTCCGCCGTCCCCTGGATCGTCACCGGGCTGGTCGCCTGGTTCGTGATCTGCTGGTTCGTGCTGCCCGCGGGGGTCCTGCGCCACTATTCGTCCCAGGACTGA